One window from the genome of Leuconostoc suionicum encodes:
- the rsmH gene encoding 16S rRNA (cytosine(1402)-N(4))-methyltransferase RsmH, which translates to MPFEHVTVLLHEAIALLDIKPEGIYVDATLGGGGHTGEILKQLTTGTLYSFDQDDTAIQYNAEQYADEIAAGKLVIIHKNFRTLTSALADYGVTAVDGIVYDLGVSSVQFDDGQRGFSYKYDAELDMRMDQRQALTAKTIVNEWPFNELMRVLSRYGEDRFPKQIARKIEQHRENAPINTTFELVDIIKEAIPAPARRKGGHPAKRSFQAFRIAVNDELGALEDSLTQALDLLATDGKISVITFQSLEDRLVKQMFREKSSAPELPAGLPVLPGQFEADYELLTRKPIVPSTEEMTFNHRAESAKLRGIRRK; encoded by the coding sequence ATGCCATTTGAACATGTAACAGTACTCTTACATGAGGCTATTGCTCTATTAGATATTAAACCAGAAGGAATTTATGTCGATGCTACCTTGGGTGGTGGTGGACACACTGGAGAAATTTTAAAGCAACTCACAACCGGTACACTTTATAGTTTCGATCAAGATGATACAGCAATCCAATATAACGCTGAACAATACGCAGATGAAATCGCTGCTGGTAAATTAGTTATAATCCATAAAAATTTCCGGACATTAACCTCCGCGCTAGCGGATTATGGTGTGACAGCAGTTGATGGTATCGTTTACGATTTGGGTGTTAGTTCTGTGCAATTTGATGATGGTCAGAGAGGGTTTAGTTATAAATATGATGCTGAACTTGATATGCGCATGGATCAACGCCAAGCATTAACAGCTAAAACAATTGTTAATGAATGGCCGTTTAATGAATTGATGCGTGTTTTGAGCCGATATGGAGAAGATCGCTTTCCTAAGCAAATTGCTCGAAAGATTGAGCAGCACCGTGAAAACGCACCAATTAATACGACTTTTGAATTGGTAGACATCATTAAAGAAGCAATTCCAGCACCTGCCCGTCGAAAAGGTGGACATCCTGCAAAACGCTCATTTCAAGCATTTCGTATTGCTGTCAATGACGAATTAGGTGCCTTAGAAGATTCATTAACTCAAGCACTTGATTTGTTAGCAACTGACGGCAAAATTAGTGTGATTACTTTTCAGTCATTAGAAGATCGCTTAGTAAAACAAATGTTTCGTGAAAAATCTTCTGCACCAGAATTACCTGCTGGTTTGCCGGTGCTACCGGGGCAGTTTGAAGCTGATTATGAGTTGTTAACGCGTAAACCAATTGTACCTAGCACAGAAGAGATGACTTTTAATCATCGTGCAGAGTCGGCGAAACTACGTGGCATAAGAAGAAAGTAG
- a CDS encoding DUF4044 domain-containing protein, producing MTDEQNHRPVNTKLQAEIESKLNQHKVPKIDKKPRTRLEKMTLVMSWFMVILMAGSVIYAAISALGWL from the coding sequence ATGACTGACGAACAAAACCATCGACCGGTTAACACAAAATTACAAGCCGAAATAGAATCAAAGTTAAACCAGCACAAGGTGCCAAAAATTGATAAAAAGCCACGGACACGTCTCGAAAAAATGACGTTAGTTATGTCATGGTTTATGGTTATCTTAATGGCTGGATCTGTAATATACGCGGCCATTAGCGCATTAGGTTGGCTATAA
- the rpmB gene encoding 50S ribosomal protein L28, with product MAKDAITGARTRFGNQRSHALNSSRRSWKPNLQKVTVKINGAAPKKVYLTARTLKAGLKNGSIERV from the coding sequence ATGGCAAAAGATGCTATTACTGGTGCGCGTACACGCTTTGGTAACCAACGTTCACACGCGTTGAACTCAAGTCGTCGTAGCTGGAAGCCAAACTTGCAAAAAGTTACGGTTAAAATTAATGGTGCTGCACCAAAGAAAGTTTACTTGACAGCACGTACTTTGAAGGCTGGATTGAAGAACGGTTCTATCGAACGCGTTTAA
- the trxA gene encoding thioredoxin, which translates to MAVKTVEDATFNQETNTGVSITDFWATWCGPCRMQSPVLDVLSDEVDDVKFVKMDVDANPETPAAFGIRAIPTLLIKKDGEVVERLTGFHNKEQLAKILAKYTN; encoded by the coding sequence ATGGCAGTTAAAACAGTAGAAGATGCAACTTTTAATCAAGAAACAAATACGGGCGTTAGCATAACGGATTTTTGGGCAACTTGGTGTGGTCCATGTCGCATGCAATCACCTGTTTTGGATGTGCTATCTGATGAAGTAGACGATGTGAAGTTCGTTAAAATGGATGTGGATGCTAACCCTGAAACTCCTGCTGCATTTGGTATTCGTGCTATTCCGACGCTTTTGATTAAAAAAGATGGAGAAGTTGTGGAACGCTTAACGGGATTCCATAATAAAGAACAATTAGCAAAGATTTTAGCTAAATATACAAATTAA
- a CDS encoding DUF3397 family protein — protein MQWWIWPLGGFIFWTVVIIFKEWTALKQASIKTLDIITIPNWIVLHQTMGYLFGISFVAWFLLVWLVVGMFLAWFLLQNNWRWQTFWRRYWQWSGLLAAIMVILITIIGLFLH, from the coding sequence ATGCAATGGTGGATTTGGCCACTCGGTGGTTTTATTTTTTGGACAGTTGTCATTATATTTAAGGAATGGACAGCTTTAAAACAAGCATCCATCAAAACGTTAGACATTATTACAATTCCTAATTGGATTGTATTGCATCAAACAATGGGGTATCTATTTGGTATTAGCTTTGTTGCTTGGTTTTTACTCGTATGGTTGGTTGTAGGTATGTTTTTAGCTTGGTTTTTACTGCAAAATAACTGGCGATGGCAAACATTTTGGCGGAGATACTGGCAATGGAGTGGGTTATTGGCCGCAATAATGGTCATTTTGATAACAATTATTGGGTTATTCCTCCACTAA
- a CDS encoding Asp23/Gls24 family envelope stress response protein, with translation MAIIIKTNNGDISLENDVIATIVGGSAIENPGVVGMASKATFRDGVNQILNRENYAKGVVVHQKDSGVAVDVYLVAQYGTKLSEISKSVQGKVKYNLDAFLGIHVSEVNVIVQGVRVSD, from the coding sequence ATGGCAATTATAATTAAAACAAATAATGGCGATATTAGCCTTGAAAATGATGTTATTGCTACAATTGTTGGTGGATCTGCAATTGAAAATCCTGGTGTTGTTGGGATGGCATCTAAAGCAACTTTTCGCGATGGTGTTAATCAGATTCTGAATCGAGAAAACTATGCTAAAGGCGTTGTAGTTCATCAAAAAGATAGTGGTGTTGCAGTTGATGTCTACTTAGTTGCACAGTACGGTACTAAATTATCTGAGATTTCAAAGTCAGTTCAAGGTAAAGTAAAGTATAATCTTGACGCATTTTTGGGTATTCATGTTTCTGAGGTTAATGTGATTGTTCAGGGTGTTCGCGTCAGTGACTAG
- a CDS encoding thiamine diphosphokinase — protein sequence MQINILAGGPTELWPKNLFQEQGMWIGADRGAWYLYQENIPMIMAVGDFDSLNDFELVTIQNHLAAQKIVHVKAEKDETDTELALMYAQEKKPDIIKIFGATGARIDHMLSNLWLMADEKFESIVEKTNFIDNTNIVSYVTPGLSEIAKYPNSKYLGFMPLNDVENFKIIDAKYPLTLTKNKYKMWSSNEFISNSVHVSFDTGIIMITQSVDGEK from the coding sequence ATGCAGATTAATATCTTAGCCGGTGGACCAACGGAATTATGGCCTAAAAATTTATTTCAGGAACAAGGGATGTGGATTGGCGCTGACAGAGGTGCTTGGTATCTCTACCAAGAAAATATACCAATGATCATGGCAGTTGGTGATTTTGATTCTCTAAATGATTTTGAATTGGTTACAATTCAAAATCATTTAGCTGCGCAAAAAATTGTTCATGTCAAGGCTGAAAAAGATGAAACAGACACAGAGTTGGCCTTAATGTACGCTCAAGAAAAAAAACCAGATATTATTAAAATATTTGGTGCTACTGGTGCCCGAATTGATCACATGTTGAGTAATTTGTGGTTAATGGCTGATGAAAAGTTTGAAAGTATTGTTGAAAAAACGAATTTTATTGATAATACAAACATAGTGAGCTATGTTACACCTGGCTTAAGTGAGATTGCAAAGTATCCTAACTCAAAGTATTTAGGATTTATGCCGCTCAATGATGTTGAGAACTTCAAAATAATAGATGCCAAGTACCCGTTGACACTAACAAAAAATAAGTATAAAATGTGGTCATCGAATGAATTTATATCAAATTCAGTTCACGTGTCCTTTGATACAGGAATCATAATGATTACGCAGTCTGTAGATGGAGAAAAATAA
- the rpe gene encoding ribulose-phosphate 3-epimerase gives MSGIIAPSILSADYTNLERDVKLVEAAGAEYLHIDVMDGTFVPAISYGPNWVKQLRPETDLVLDVHLMIQNPERFVEEFADAGADIIGVHVEATPHIHRVLQMIKNKGVKAEVVINPGTPVSAIEAVLDMVDQVLVMTVNPGFGGQKFLPSTLQKIEQLQTFREERGFDFDIEIDGGVNNETIKSAYDAGANVFVAGSYVYDKVDPAAKIGILKDLIK, from the coding sequence ATGTCAGGAATCATTGCACCATCAATTTTGAGCGCAGATTACACAAATTTGGAACGTGACGTCAAGCTTGTTGAAGCTGCTGGTGCAGAGTATTTGCACATCGATGTTATGGATGGTACTTTTGTACCCGCTATATCTTATGGCCCAAATTGGGTCAAACAATTGCGTCCGGAAACTGATTTAGTGCTAGATGTTCACTTAATGATTCAAAATCCAGAACGCTTTGTTGAAGAATTTGCGGATGCTGGTGCAGACATTATTGGTGTTCATGTTGAAGCAACACCACATATTCATCGTGTTTTACAAATGATTAAGAACAAAGGTGTCAAAGCAGAAGTTGTTATCAATCCAGGAACCCCAGTATCCGCAATCGAAGCAGTACTGGATATGGTTGATCAAGTACTAGTTATGACTGTAAACCCAGGATTTGGCGGACAAAAGTTCTTGCCATCAACGCTGCAAAAAATTGAACAATTACAAACATTCCGTGAGGAACGTGGCTTTGACTTTGATATTGAAATTGATGGGGGCGTGAATAACGAGACGATTAAATCGGCATATGATGCTGGTGCAAACGTTTTTGTGGCTGGATCGTACGTGTACGATAAAGTAGATCCTGCTGCAAAAATCGGTATTTTGAAAGATTTGATTAAATAA
- the mraZ gene encoding division/cell wall cluster transcriptional repressor MraZ, producing the protein MFMGEYSHTLDTKSRLIIPAKFRNQLGDQFIITKWMEKSLRAMPMAVWEKLQEQLNQLPLGKKDARAFRRFVMAGALEAEFDKQGRIVVPNNLREYASLEKSVVVTGVGDSFEIWSAENWSAYTAETADDFDNIAEGLVDFDL; encoded by the coding sequence ATGTTCATGGGTGAATATTCACATACGCTTGATACAAAGAGTCGCTTAATTATTCCGGCAAAATTTCGTAATCAACTCGGTGATCAATTCATTATTACAAAATGGATGGAGAAATCACTTCGCGCTATGCCGATGGCAGTTTGGGAAAAATTGCAGGAGCAGTTAAATCAATTACCATTAGGCAAGAAAGATGCACGTGCTTTTAGACGTTTTGTTATGGCTGGTGCATTAGAAGCTGAGTTTGATAAGCAGGGACGAATTGTTGTTCCTAATAATTTAAGAGAATACGCGTCACTAGAAAAAAGTGTTGTAGTTACCGGTGTTGGTGATTCATTTGAAATATGGAGTGCAGAGAATTGGTCAGCATATACGGCTGAAACTGCGGATGATTTTGATAATATTGCTGAAGGTTTGGTAGACTTCGACCTTTGA
- a CDS encoding DAK2 domain-containing protein: MSVNSLTKITNVEFGKMINAAAAVLAANADKINKLNVFPVPDGDTGTNMSLSMASGAQYERDSLETEIGALAKATSKGLLMGARGNSGVILSQIFRGFSNSMAGKETLSARDLADALMSGAQVAYKSVMKPTEGTILTVIREAAAKANKVADQTDDIVELMAAVQEAAQVALDSTPELLPVLKEVGVVDSGGQGLVFVLQAFYQVISGDFNEEDIKAPDNAELDQMVKELHAGAQASSSLDPADIKYGYCTEIMVQIGKGTTYDHDFDYQKFYDYLAKLGDSLLVINDDEIVKVHVHTENPGKVISWGTHFGSLVKVKVDNMRDQQQTVIDAQRAEEARVEKIAAMQVPVSDTAVIAIAAGDGIAELFKSLGVQTVISGGQTMNPSTADIVKVIENSGAKRAIILPNNSNIFMAAEQAVTLAKIPVEVVKTRTIQQGLTAMMGYNPDADLEQNTAEMSEMMADVKSAQITQAVRETKFNGHEIHHGDWMGIIDGDIEVVAHNVESAAQEAIQKMIDDDSEIVTIIFGEGTKAKVAQKLKAFVEGLDDGLEVEVHDGGQPLYPFFISVE, from the coding sequence ATGTCAGTTAATTCACTAACAAAGATTACCAATGTTGAATTTGGTAAGATGATTAATGCTGCAGCGGCTGTACTTGCTGCTAATGCAGATAAAATTAATAAATTAAACGTATTTCCGGTTCCTGATGGCGATACAGGAACGAACATGAGCCTTTCAATGGCGAGTGGTGCCCAGTATGAACGTGATTCACTAGAAACAGAAATTGGTGCCTTGGCTAAAGCTACTTCCAAGGGCTTGCTGATGGGAGCACGTGGTAACTCAGGCGTGATATTATCACAAATTTTTCGTGGCTTTTCCAATAGTATGGCTGGGAAAGAAACACTATCGGCACGTGATCTAGCTGATGCATTAATGAGTGGTGCACAAGTGGCATATAAGTCAGTGATGAAACCTACTGAAGGAACAATTCTGACGGTTATTCGTGAGGCGGCAGCTAAAGCAAACAAGGTGGCTGACCAAACTGACGACATTGTTGAACTAATGGCTGCTGTTCAGGAAGCAGCACAAGTAGCTCTGGATTCAACTCCCGAATTGTTACCAGTCTTAAAAGAAGTGGGGGTTGTTGATTCAGGCGGACAAGGACTTGTTTTCGTATTGCAAGCTTTCTATCAAGTGATCAGTGGTGACTTTAATGAAGAAGATATTAAGGCACCTGATAATGCTGAGCTTGATCAAATGGTCAAGGAACTTCATGCGGGGGCGCAAGCTAGTAGCAGTTTAGATCCAGCAGATATCAAGTATGGTTACTGTACTGAAATTATGGTTCAGATTGGTAAAGGCACAACATATGATCATGATTTTGATTACCAAAAGTTTTACGATTATTTAGCGAAATTAGGCGACTCTTTATTGGTTATCAACGATGATGAAATTGTTAAAGTACACGTGCATACTGAAAATCCTGGTAAAGTGATCAGTTGGGGAACACATTTTGGTTCACTAGTTAAAGTTAAAGTCGACAATATGCGTGATCAACAGCAAACAGTTATTGATGCACAACGTGCAGAAGAAGCACGTGTTGAAAAAATAGCTGCAATGCAAGTCCCAGTATCTGACACAGCAGTAATTGCCATTGCTGCTGGTGACGGCATTGCGGAACTTTTCAAAAGTTTGGGTGTTCAAACCGTGATTTCTGGTGGACAGACAATGAATCCATCAACTGCTGATATTGTTAAAGTTATTGAAAATAGTGGCGCCAAAAGGGCTATTATTTTACCGAACAACAGCAATATTTTCATGGCAGCAGAACAGGCAGTTACATTAGCAAAAATTCCAGTAGAAGTTGTTAAAACGCGTACAATTCAACAAGGGTTAACAGCTATGATGGGCTATAATCCTGATGCTGATTTAGAACAAAATACTGCAGAAATGTCTGAAATGATGGCTGATGTAAAGTCGGCGCAAATAACACAGGCAGTTCGCGAAACCAAATTTAATGGCCATGAAATTCATCATGGTGATTGGATGGGCATTATCGATGGTGACATTGAAGTTGTAGCTCATAATGTTGAATCAGCTGCGCAAGAAGCTATTCAAAAAATGATTGATGATGATTCTGAAATTGTGACAATCATTTTTGGTGAGGGAACAAAAGCTAAAGTTGCACAAAAGTTAAAAGCATTTGTGGAAGGATTAGATGACGGTTTAGAAGTCGAAGTTCACGATGGTGGACAACCATTGTATCCATTCTTCATATCAGTTGAATAA